CCGGCACGCGATCCCGGCCACCCGGCGCGCCCGCTCCGGGTCGGCCGCATACACCGGGATGCCGTCCGGGCCCGGCTCCTTGAACGAGAACGGCACCGTGATCAGGCGCCCGTCGAACTCGGGTATGGCCACCTGCATCGCCGCGTCCATCGGGCTCAGCGCCGCGTCCGAGTCCGCCCAGGCCGCCCGGGACGAGGTCAGGCACAGCGCCTGGAGCACCGGCACGTCCAGCTCGGCCAGCGCCGCCACCGACCACGCCTCGTCGTCGCCGCCCCCGCCCGCGTCGGCGGGGGTGGTGCCGCCCGCGGCCAGCACGGTCACCACGATCGCGTCGCACGTGCGCAGCACGTTCCGCAGGCCGTCCGGCACCCCGCGCAGCGAGCCGCAGTACACCGGCAGCGCGTTCGCGCCCGCCTCGCGCAGCGCCCCGGCCAGCGTGTCCACGAACGCGGTGTTCCCGGCCAGCTCGTGCGCCCGGTAGTAGACGATGCCCACCGTCGGCCGGGCCGGATCGGGGTCCGGGCCGGGGCGTACGCCGTACTCCGGGGTGCGGGCCGGCGGCGCGAAGCCCTCGCCCGTCATCAGCAGCGTGTCGGACAGGAAACGGTGCAGCTCGTGCAGGTTGCCCGCGCCGCCCTCCACCAGGTAGGCCAGCGCCTCCCCGGCCACCCGGGCGGGCACGGTGGACTCCGCCTGGAGCGCGGCGTCGGGCAGCGCCTCGCCGCCCAGCACCGCGACCGGCACCCCCGCGGCGAGCACCGCGTCGAGCCCGTCCGGCCAGGTGCGGCGGCCGCCGAGCAGGCGTACCACCACGAAATCCACGCCCGCCAGCAGCTCCGGCACGTCGCCGGGGTCGAGCCGGGCGGGGTTGGCGATGCGCCAGGCCGCGCCGCAGGCGCGGGCGGCGAGCAGTTCGGTGTCCGCTGTGGACAGCAGCAGGCCCTGGGCAGCCGTCATGACCGCGTTCCTCCTTCGGGGTCCGCGCCCCGGTAGCAGAGTCGTCGCGGCGGCCGGAGTCTCCTGACTCCCGGATCGGCGCCCGTCCCCGGCCTTCCCTTGCGGTGGCCGCGGAACGTGGTGAGTCGCTTGGTGCGCCGCTTGAGCGGCGGCGCACCGGGACGAACCATGTTCCGCTAGGGGTGGGGACGGGCTCCCCGGTAACAGTGGCGGGACCGTCTCGGATTTCCACCGAGTTCCTCCCTGCCGCCATCGGGATCGTAGCGGCAGATAATGGAGCATGGCCTATCGGGCGCTCGCCGACGCCACCATGGCGGTGCACTTCCTGTTCCTGGCGTACGTCGTCGGGGGCGGCTTCCTGGCCTGGTGGCGGCCGTGGCTGCGCTGGCCGCACCTGGCCGCGGCGGGCTGGGGCTTCGCCACGATCGTGTTCGGGCTGACCTGCCCGCTCACCTACGTCGAGGACTGGGCGCGCCGCCGCGCGGGCGAGCAGGGCCTGTCCCGCGGCTTCATCGACACCTATCTCACCGGCGTCGTCTACCCCGAGCGCTACACCCTCCAGCTCCAGATCCTCGCCGCCCTCCTCGTCCTCGCCTCCTGGCTGATCCCCCTCCTGAAAGGAAGGGCACCTTCTTAACGCTTTACGTAGAAGAAGGTGCCCTTCTTAACGTCGCCGCCGGGGCGGCCGCCGTGGGTGCGGTAGATCTTGTGCGGTTCGTGCTGTCCTGACGACACCAACCGCACAAGATCTACATCGCGGTCCAGGCGACGGCCTGGCGTGGACGTCAGACCAGAGCGGCAGCACGCGCGGCGAGCCCCACGCCGACCAGCAGCACCATCGCGCCGGCCGCGTACGGACCCGCCAGCCGCAGCCGGCGGAACCGGCTCAGCCTGCCCGCCCACCGGTCGCGCACCTTCAGCAGCACCAGACCCGCCGCGGTGAGGGTCGCCGCCATGCCCAGGCCGTACGCCAGCACCAGCAGGATGCCGAAGCCCGTGCGGCCGAGCGCGATCGCGCCGAGCAGCACCACCAGCGCCGACGGGCTGGGCACCAGCCCCGCCGCCACCCCGATGGCGCCGATGCCCCACCGTCCACCGCCCGGCCCGGCGGGCGCGTGATCGTGGGCGACGCCGCGCGGATGCGCGTGATGCGGTGCGACGCCGTCCTGATGCGGGTGGGTGTGGTGAACCCCGTGGCGCTCAGTGTGGTGGTGCGCGGCCTCGTCTGGATGCGTGTGCTGGTGAGCGGCTCCGGCGGGATGTGGGTGGCTGTGGTGGAGTCCGTGCGGGTGGGCGTGTTCCTGGGTGGTTGCGGCGGCGGGTGTCGTCGTGTGGTGGCCTTCGTGCGAATGGGAGTGAGTGCGGCCGAAGAGCCCGTGGCGGTGCCCGTGCTCGCCGGGGCGGCGGGCGTTGCGCAGCATGGCCAGGCCCACGGTGACGACGATGGCGCCGCTGGCCAGGCCGAGCCAGCCGAGCACGGTCTGCCCGGTCAGCCCGGACACGGCGGTGAGCAGCAGCCCGAGGGCGATGACACCGCCGGTGTGGGTCGCGGTGACGGTCGCCCCGACGTAGAGGGCGTCGCGGGGGCGGCCCGCCCGCCCGGCCAGGTATACCGCCATCACCGTCTTGCCGTGGCCGGGCAGCAGCGCGTGACCCGCCCCGAGCACCAGCGCGAGCAGCACCGTCAGCACCCCGACGGCCGGGGTGAGCCGGTCCGCGCCCACCGCGTCCACCACCCGCTGCTGCACCCACGCCGCCCAGCGCAGCGGCGCCGGATCGTCGGCCGCAGCCGCCCGTCCCGCGTCCCCGCAGGCCCCAGCGGGACCGGCGGAGCCAGCGGAGCCAGCGGAGTCTCCGGGATCGCCCGCAGCGGCGCAGGTGTCCGACGTGCCGCCCGGGGCGGGCTGGACGCTGATCCGGGCCTCGCGCACGTCGAGCGGCGACCCGAGCAGATCGACCGGGTATTCACGCAGCTCGTTCGTGGCGCTGCGGACCGGGACCGGGGAGCCGGGCAGCGCGACGCCCACGCCGTACGCGGTGATCTCGTGCCAGCCGACCCGGCCCGGCAGGTGCCCGTTGCGCACGGTCAGCTCGGCGGCGCGGTCCAGGGCGGCGGGTGCGCTCAGGGTGCAGGTGACGCGGCTGGTGTGCAGCCCGGCCGAGCCGGCTTCCAGCGTCATCGCCGCCGTGCCGACGCTCCAGCGCAGCGCGCCGCCGTCGACGTGTACCACGATGTCCTGGGCGAAGGAGCCACACGCGGCCGCGGCGTACCGGGAGAGTTCGGTGGCGTCCGCGGTGCCGTCGCCGCTGGTGTCCAGCGCGGGCCGTTGCTGCAGGGTGGGCAGCTCGGCCTGGTCGAGGATCGCGGTCGCGTCCACCGCGCCGGGCCGCAGCGTGAGCGCGACGAGCTGGTTGACGGAGAAGTCGCCCAGCGGGTGGGCGTGCGCGGGAGCGGGCAGCAGCAGCGTGGCGGCGGCGGCCGACGCGAACACCAGGAACAGCTTGCGGATCATGAGGCACCTGCCAGGGCGAGGGCGCGCGCCGCGGCGGGCGCGTCGAGGGGCGAGAAGTGCGGGTTGAGATCGAGGGCCCGCGCCAGGTCGCGGCGGGCCCCGGCACGGTCGCCGAGCGCCAGCTCGATCATGCCGAGGTGGTACGCGTACGGCGCGCTGCGCGCGCCGAGCGCCGCGGCGGCACGGGCGTATTGCAGCGCCTCGGCGGGACGGCCGGCCTGGTACAGGGCCCAGGCGAAGGTGTCGGCGACGTCGGTGTGGCGGCGGCGGGCCCACTCGGCCCCGGCCAGGCGCACCGCGCCCGCATGGTCGCCGCGGGCCAGGGCGAGCTCGGCCGCGGCGAGGTCGTCGGCGCCGCCGCCCGCTGCCAGCAGGTCGAGCGCGGCACCGGCCAGCGCGAGCTGCGCGTCGGCCTCGGCGGCGCGCCCCAGCGAGCGCAGCAGCTCGGCGTGTTCGACGAGCAGGGACGGGGTGGGCGAGGCCGCCGCCAGCTCCGCGTACGCGGCCAGTGCCTGCTCCGTGCGTCCTTCAGCGGCGTCGACGCGGGCCATACCGTGCCGCAGCGGCAGGCAGTCGGCCCGCGCGGCCAGCCCCGCCTGGTACTCGGTACGTGCCGCGGGGAGGTCCCCGGCATGCCAGGCGAGGTCGCCGAGCTGCTGCCGGACGAAGGCGAGGTCGGCAGGTGCCACGGCAGCGGCCAGCGCCGTCGTCCACAGCTCACGGGCCTCGTCGATCCGCCCGTGCTGCTCCAGGTCGTACGCGGCGCGCGACAGCGCGGGCAGTCCCGGCCGCAGGTCCAGCATCGCCTGCACCGCCTCAGTGGCCTCCGCGGGCCGCCCGAGCTGGGTCAGCGCGTCGGCGAGCACGCCGTGTGCGTCGGCGCTGTACGCGTTGATCCAGATCGCCTGCCGGGCCAGCCGCTCGGCCTGCCCGAAGTCGTGCCGCGCGTTGGCCAGCGCCCCCAGCCCCACCAAGGCCAGGTCGTTGCCACCGACGCCACCCTTGCCGCCGTCTCTGCTGCCGCCGTTCTCGCTGTCGCCGTGCTCGCTGCCGTCGGCTCCGGCGGGCGATGCGGGGCGCAGGCGCAGGGATTCGTGCAGCGCGCCTTCGGCGCGCGGGTAGTAGCCGGGGTCGCCCGTGATCCGGGCCTGCTCGACATAGGCGCTGCCCAGCTCGGCCCAGGTGCGCCAGTCACCGGGCACCTCGCGCAGCCGCCGCTGGGCCTGCTCGATCGAGCGGACCAACGGATCGGCCGGGGCGACCGGCGTCTCCGCCGTCCAACGCCCGGGCGGGGCACCGAACGCGCCGCCGAGCCCCACCAGCGCCAGCGCGGTGACCGCCACCGCCAGCAAACGCCGCTTCATGACCTCTCCTCCCCTTCCCAGACGCGAAGCGTTAGGAAGGGCACCTTCTACAACGGAAAGCGATAAGAAGGTGCCCTTCCTTTCCTCAGGTGGTGCGGTTGCGGCGGCGCATCCACCAGCCGGCGAAGAAGAGCAGGCCCAGGCCGCCCGCGAGGGACGAGCCGACGACGGTCATCATGTCGCCGGTGGACATGCCCGGGTCCTCCGTCGCGGCGGAGGCCGGTGAGGCGTTCGCCGTGCCCGGTGCCGGGTCGGCGCGCGTGCCGCCGCCGACCGTGTTGACGCCCGCCGCGTTGGGCAGGGCCACGTACGGGAACGTGCCGCCGAACGTGTTCTCGTTGGCGTCGACCCCGTCGCCGGTGGCCAGCGCGTCCACGAGCTGCCCGGTCTGCGCGGCGCCGACCAGGGCCTGCAGCTCGATGTCGACGACGTCGTCGGTGAGCCGCCGCCCGTTCGGGAAGCCCTGCAGGTCGCCGCCGAGCACGCCGAGCCGGTTCGGGTCGGCGGTCACCGGCACGGAGAGGTTCAGCCGCAGCATCTCCGCCGGGCGGAACCGCGCCGGGTCGACGTCCGCGTTGTTCAGCTGCGAGTTGAGGTCCGCCTTGATCGGCCCGTCGGCCTTGGTGGTGATGCCGGTCAGGAAGATCTCGACCAGGTCGTCGCGCGGCGTGGCCGGTGCGGGGATGTCGTAGATCGCCTCGATCAGCTTGGGCACCTCGGGTTCGGTGACCCGCTTGACCAGCTGCGGGATCTTCGCGTCGCCCTCCGGCTTGGACGCGTTGAAGGCGTCCTTCAGCCCGGCGGGCGTCACGACCTCGTTGACCAGCGGGTTGCCCAGGCGCGAGACCTGGACCCGGTCGCCCGTACGCGGGTCGCCGATGCGCCCGGTGATGCGCACGCGCGGCCGCTCGGTGGTGGTCCACACGCCGATGACGGGGTTGCGCTGCCCGTCGCCGCGCAGCGCCACGTCCTTGAACGGCACCTCCAGCACGATGCTGTTGACGTTGTACCCGGCGAGCGTGTCCTGCCCGGTCTCGCTCAGGTCGCCGCCGTAGAGCAGGTCGAACACCCGCAGGTCCAGGAAGAACGGGTCGTCGGCCTGGCCGGCGAAGACCCGCCAGCCGCCGGGCAGCTTGATCGTCGCCTGGTCGCGCAGCGTGCCGTAGTCCGGCATCGAGGCGTTGCCGACCCGGGACGGGGCCACCGGCACGTTCGTCGCGCGGGTCCGGAAGCCCTCGCCGCCGAACGACGACTCCAGCGTGTACGTCTGCCGGAACAGCAGGTTCTCGTCGTCGAGCGAGGTGACCGGCCCGTTGTTGTAGAGGAACGTGTTGCTGCCGCGCTTGTCGGTGTTCTTGAAGGTCCACCGGAAGCGAGCGTCCGGCTTCGCGTCGCCGTCGTTGTCCACATTGATCAGGTAGGTGGCGTCGGTCGCGAACGGGTGGAAGTTCGGGCCGCCGTCGGGCTCCTGGAACGGCACCCAGTTGGCCACGAAGGTGACGTAGCCGGGGCGGTCAGGGCTGACGAAGGCGTACAGGTCGGTCGCGTCGACGGCCGGGTCCATCGCGATCAGGGGCGCCTCACGGTGGCTGGACGCGCCGGCCGCGCCGGGGCCGAGCGCGTACAGGCCGCCGGCGAGCGCGACGCACGCGGCCAGCGCGGCGGCGACGCGGTTGCGGCGAACGGTGAGTCTCATGGTCGGTCCTCCCCAGTCCTCTCGGGTCGAGGGGCCAGACGCGACTGCCGCGTCTGTTGCGGGGACTTCGGACCAGCTCCGGGTATTGATGGGCGCCTGTCTGATTGCCGTCTTCGGGCCATCCGGAGGCGCTCCGGCACCGAAGCACCTCTTCCGCCCGGTATCGCGGCCGGTGTCGGCGTCCTGCCTACCCTCCGCACCGGCGGGAGGTCGCGAAGATCGCTGTTTCGTGTCACTTCGCCTGGTAGAACCGCAGATCTTGACACGAGACAGCGATCATGCGCTAGAAGGTGCCCTTCCTTACTGGGCGAGTTTGGCGGTGGGGGTGACTTTGACGATCACGCGGACCTCCTCGGGCTTGCGCCAGGGGTAGGTCTCCTTGCCGAGGTACTTGTAGGCGAGCTTGTCGATGTGCGCGTCGGCGCCCTCCTCGACGAACTCGACGTCGCCCTTCACCCAGAGGGTGCGGTAGTCGTCGTGCTTGTCCACGATGGAGATGCCCACCCGCGGGTCGCGGACCAGGGCGTTGTACTTCACCCGGCCCTTGGCGGTGTTGAAGAGGATGTGCTCGCCGTCGGTGTCGATCCACACCGGGGTCACGTGCGGCGAGCCGTCGGCCTCCGTCACGGCCACGTGGGCGAGCTGGGCCTCGTTGAGCAGGGCGAGGTCGTCGTCGGTCAAAATCGGCATAGCACGCAATGTACCCGTAATGCCGTACGGAAAACGGCTACTCCGGGGGCATCGGGATGCGCAGCGACATGGTGCCGCGCAGGTCCAGCCAGGCGTCCGACGGGCCCCGGACCAGCCGCATCAGCACCTCCTGGCAGGACGGGCAGCGCGCGACGAGGCCGGGCGCCTGCGCGTACACCTTCATGCCCGCCACCGGACCCTCGCCGCCGCAGTGCACGCAGCGCCCCACGGCGCCGGTCATGTCCACGGTGAACAGCTCGCGCAGCGGCCCGGCCAGCGTGTTGCCGTCGGTGTAGTCGTCGGAGAAGAGGTCCATGGTCAGCTCCCGGTCGGCCCGAAACGCTCGGTCTTCACGCGGCGCGGGTCGTGGCCCAGCGCCACCAGGATGTCGGCGACCGTCTCCACGAACGCGGTCGGGCCGCACACGAAGCAGGACGGCTGGAAGTCCGGCGGCCAGCCGCCGTTGTTCACGTCCGCGACGCTCAGCCGCCGCGGCGCGGCGGGCCAGCCCTCCGGCGCCTGCCGGGTGTACACGTAGCCGACGTCCAGCCCCATGTCGTCCCGGGCGCGGGTGCGCAGCTCGTCGGCGTAGAAGCGGTCCTCCGGCGTACGCACCGAATAGATGAGCCGGAACAGCGCCCGGCTGCCCGCCTCCCGCCGCGCCCGGATCATCGCCATCAGCGGCACGATGCCCGAGCCGCCCGCGATCAGCAGCACCGGCGCCGGGTCGGCCGCACGCCAGACGAACCAGCCGCCCACCGGCCCGCGCAGCTCGATCACGTCGCCGGGCACCAGGGTCTCGGTGAGGTACGGCGAGACCTCCCCGTCGTCGACGCGCTGCACGGTCAGCGCCACGCGCGTGCCGTCGGCGGGCGTCGCGATGGAGTAGCTGCGCTGCGTGCTGTACCCGTCCTCGGCGGTCAGCCGCACGTCCACGTGCTGCCCCGGCAGGTGCCCCGGCCAGTCGGGCACGTCGAACACCAGCGTGCGCGCGCTGGGCGTCTCCTCGACGACCTCGGCCAGCCTGGCCGCGTGCCAGGTCAGCCGCCGGTTCAGTCCCCCTGATACCGCTGCTCGCGCCATGGGTCACCGTAGTCGTGGTAGCCGGCGCTCTCCCAGAAGCCCGGCTCGTCCTCGTCGGTCAGCCGCAGGCCGCGCACCCACTTGGCCGACTTCCACAGGTAGAGGTGCGGCACCAGCAGCCGGGCCGGGCCGCCGTGCTCGGGGTGCAGATCCTCGCCGTCGAACTTGTACGCGATCCACGCCTGCCCGTTGCGCAGGTCCTCGAACGGCAGGTTCGTGGTGTATCCGCCGTACGAGTGGACCATCACGTAGTCGGCCG
The Catellatospora sp. IY07-71 DNA segment above includes these coding regions:
- a CDS encoding DUF4331 domain-containing protein; this encodes MRLTVRRNRVAAALAACVALAGGLYALGPGAAGASSHREAPLIAMDPAVDATDLYAFVSPDRPGYVTFVANWVPFQEPDGGPNFHPFATDATYLINVDNDGDAKPDARFRWTFKNTDKRGSNTFLYNNGPVTSLDDENLLFRQTYTLESSFGGEGFRTRATNVPVAPSRVGNASMPDYGTLRDQATIKLPGGWRVFAGQADDPFFLDLRVFDLLYGGDLSETGQDTLAGYNVNSIVLEVPFKDVALRGDGQRNPVIGVWTTTERPRVRITGRIGDPRTGDRVQVSRLGNPLVNEVVTPAGLKDAFNASKPEGDAKIPQLVKRVTEPEVPKLIEAIYDIPAPATPRDDLVEIFLTGITTKADGPIKADLNSQLNNADVDPARFRPAEMLRLNLSVPVTADPNRLGVLGGDLQGFPNGRRLTDDVVDIELQALVGAAQTGQLVDALATGDGVDANENTFGGTFPYVALPNAAGVNTVGGGTRADPAPGTANASPASAATEDPGMSTGDMMTVVGSSLAGGLGLLFFAGWWMRRRNRTT
- a CDS encoding ferredoxin reductase, whose protein sequence is MARAAVSGGLNRRLTWHAARLAEVVEETPSARTLVFDVPDWPGHLPGQHVDVRLTAEDGYSTQRSYSIATPADGTRVALTVQRVDDGEVSPYLTETLVPGDVIELRGPVGGWFVWRAADPAPVLLIAGGSGIVPLMAMIRARREAGSRALFRLIYSVRTPEDRFYADELRTRARDDMGLDVGYVYTRQAPEGWPAAPRRLSVADVNNGGWPPDFQPSCFVCGPTAFVETVADILVALGHDPRRVKTERFGPTGS
- a CDS encoding PPOX class F420-dependent oxidoreductase, translated to MPILTDDDLALLNEAQLAHVAVTEADGSPHVTPVWIDTDGEHILFNTAKGRVKYNALVRDPRVGISIVDKHDDYRTLWVKGDVEFVEEGADAHIDKLAYKYLGKETYPWRKPEEVRVIVKVTPTAKLAQ
- a CDS encoding DUF6510 family protein, coding for MDLFSDDYTDGNTLAGPLRELFTVDMTGAVGRCVHCGGEGPVAGMKVYAQAPGLVARCPSCQEVLMRLVRGPSDAWLDLRGTMSLRIPMPPE
- a CDS encoding DUF2784 domain-containing protein, with product MAYRALADATMAVHFLFLAYVVGGGFLAWWRPWLRWPHLAAAGWGFATIVFGLTCPLTYVEDWARRRAGEQGLSRGFIDTYLTGVVYPERYTLQLQILAALLVLASWLIPLLKGRAPS